One part of the Malus sylvestris chromosome 2, drMalSylv7.2, whole genome shotgun sequence genome encodes these proteins:
- the LOC126586696 gene encoding plasmodesmata-located protein 8-like isoform X1, whose product MVMNNLHLHYSTQKTILALRIIISSIFFLFSSLITIHGNSIKSYIFIYAGCSQEKYQPNSPFEANLNSFLSSVVSSSSQVSYNNFAVGNGSTTPEGSIYGLYQCRGDLKIFDCSKCIGSAVNQITLVCPYSYGASLQLEGCLVRYEHVDFLGKLDTSLRYRKCSKSGVNDDVEFFRRRDDVLADLQRANGFRVSSSGLVEGFAQCLGDLIQNDCSSCIADAVGKLKSLCGSAAAVDVFLGQCYARYWASGYYEVSDSSNEDNAGKTVAIIVGAVAGLAVLIVLLSVCRKTMVNHVYRLIKGMERSLGLSFEDMEDT is encoded by the exons aTGGTCATGAACAACCTTCACTTACACTACTCTACTCAGAAAACCATCTTAGCCCTTAGAATAATAATCTCCtctattttctttctcttttcttcactAATCACTATCCATGGAAATTCAATTAAATCCTACATCTTCATCTATGCAGGCTGCTCCCAAGAAAAATACCAACCTAACTCACCCTTTGAAGCCAACCTCAACTCTTTCCTTTCATCAGTTGTCAGCTCATCCTCTCAAGTCTCTTACAACAATTTTGCTGTCGGAAATGGAAGCACAACACCAGAAGGCTCCATCTACGGCTTGTACCAGTGCCGAGGTGACTTAAAGATTTTCGACTGCTCAAAATGCATCGGAAGTGCGGTGAATCAAATCACTTTGGTATGCCCCTACTCTTATGGGGCTTCCCTGCAGTTAGAAGGATGCCTTGTAAGATATGAGCATGTTGACTTCTTGGGCAAGCTTGATACAAGCCTTAGGTATAGAAAATGCAGTAAAAGTGGTGTGAATGATGATGTCGAATTCTTTAGGCGAAGAGATGATGTGCTTGCTGACTTGCAAAGAGCAAATGGTTTTAGGGTTAGCAGCTCTGGTTTGGTTGAAGGGTTTGCTCAGTGTTTGGGGGATTTGATCCAAAACGACTGCTCTTCTTGTATTGCTGATGCTGTGGGAAAGTTGAAGAGTTTATGCGGATCGGCTGCAGCTGTTGATGTGTTCTTGGGTCAGTGTTATGCCCGCTATTGGGCTTCTGGCTACTATGAAGTCTCAG ATTCCTCTAACGAAGACAACGCAGGAAAGACAGTGGCCATTATTGTTGGGGCAGTAGCAGGTTTAGCTGTTCTAATTGTTCTTCTCTCAGTTTGCAGGAAAACGATGG TTAATCATGTTTACAGGTTAATTAAGGGGATGGAGAGATCTCTGGGACTTTCTTTTGAAGATATGGAAGATACATAA
- the LOC126586696 gene encoding plasmodesmata-located protein 8-like isoform X3, producing MVMNNLHLHYSTQKTILALRIIISSIFFLFSSLITIHGNSIKSYIFIYAGCSQEKYQPNSPFEANLNSFLSSVVSSSSQVSYNNFAVGNGSTTPEGSIYGLYQCRGDLKIFDCSKCIGSAVNQITLVCPYSYGASLQLEGCLVRYEHVDFLGKLDTSLRVSSSGLVEGFAQCLGDLIQNDCSSCIADAVGKLKSLCGSAAAVDVFLGQCYARYWASGYYEVSDSSNEDNAGKTVAIIVGAVAGLAVLIVLLSVCRKTMVNHVYRLIKGMERSLGLSFEDMEDT from the exons aTGGTCATGAACAACCTTCACTTACACTACTCTACTCAGAAAACCATCTTAGCCCTTAGAATAATAATCTCCtctattttctttctcttttcttcactAATCACTATCCATGGAAATTCAATTAAATCCTACATCTTCATCTATGCAGGCTGCTCCCAAGAAAAATACCAACCTAACTCACCCTTTGAAGCCAACCTCAACTCTTTCCTTTCATCAGTTGTCAGCTCATCCTCTCAAGTCTCTTACAACAATTTTGCTGTCGGAAATGGAAGCACAACACCAGAAGGCTCCATCTACGGCTTGTACCAGTGCCGAGGTGACTTAAAGATTTTCGACTGCTCAAAATGCATCGGAAGTGCGGTGAATCAAATCACTTTGGTATGCCCCTACTCTTATGGGGCTTCCCTGCAGTTAGAAGGATGCCTTGTAAGATATGAGCATGTTGACTTCTTGGGCAAGCTTGATACAAGCCTTAG GGTTAGCAGCTCTGGTTTGGTTGAAGGGTTTGCTCAGTGTTTGGGGGATTTGATCCAAAACGACTGCTCTTCTTGTATTGCTGATGCTGTGGGAAAGTTGAAGAGTTTATGCGGATCGGCTGCAGCTGTTGATGTGTTCTTGGGTCAGTGTTATGCCCGCTATTGGGCTTCTGGCTACTATGAAGTCTCAG ATTCCTCTAACGAAGACAACGCAGGAAAGACAGTGGCCATTATTGTTGGGGCAGTAGCAGGTTTAGCTGTTCTAATTGTTCTTCTCTCAGTTTGCAGGAAAACGATGG TTAATCATGTTTACAGGTTAATTAAGGGGATGGAGAGATCTCTGGGACTTTCTTTTGAAGATATGGAAGATACATAA
- the LOC126586696 gene encoding plasmodesmata-located protein 8-like isoform X2 has protein sequence MVMNNLHLHYSTQKTILALRIIISSIFFLFSSLITIHGNSIKSYIFIYAGCSQEKYQPNSPFEANLNSFLSSVVSSSSQVSYNNFAVGNGSTTPEGSIYGLYQCRGDLKIFDCSKCIGSAVNQITLVCPYSYGASLQLEGCLVRYEHVDFLGKLDTSLRYRKCSKSGVNDDVEFFRRRDDVLADLQRANGFRVSSSGLVEGFAQCLGDLIQNDCSSCIADAVGKLKSLCGSAAAVDVFLGQCYARYWASGYYEVSDSSNEDNAGKTVAIIVGAVAGLAVLIVLLSVCRKTMG, from the exons aTGGTCATGAACAACCTTCACTTACACTACTCTACTCAGAAAACCATCTTAGCCCTTAGAATAATAATCTCCtctattttctttctcttttcttcactAATCACTATCCATGGAAATTCAATTAAATCCTACATCTTCATCTATGCAGGCTGCTCCCAAGAAAAATACCAACCTAACTCACCCTTTGAAGCCAACCTCAACTCTTTCCTTTCATCAGTTGTCAGCTCATCCTCTCAAGTCTCTTACAACAATTTTGCTGTCGGAAATGGAAGCACAACACCAGAAGGCTCCATCTACGGCTTGTACCAGTGCCGAGGTGACTTAAAGATTTTCGACTGCTCAAAATGCATCGGAAGTGCGGTGAATCAAATCACTTTGGTATGCCCCTACTCTTATGGGGCTTCCCTGCAGTTAGAAGGATGCCTTGTAAGATATGAGCATGTTGACTTCTTGGGCAAGCTTGATACAAGCCTTAGGTATAGAAAATGCAGTAAAAGTGGTGTGAATGATGATGTCGAATTCTTTAGGCGAAGAGATGATGTGCTTGCTGACTTGCAAAGAGCAAATGGTTTTAGGGTTAGCAGCTCTGGTTTGGTTGAAGGGTTTGCTCAGTGTTTGGGGGATTTGATCCAAAACGACTGCTCTTCTTGTATTGCTGATGCTGTGGGAAAGTTGAAGAGTTTATGCGGATCGGCTGCAGCTGTTGATGTGTTCTTGGGTCAGTGTTATGCCCGCTATTGGGCTTCTGGCTACTATGAAGTCTCAG ATTCCTCTAACGAAGACAACGCAGGAAAGACAGTGGCCATTATTGTTGGGGCAGTAGCAGGTTTAGCTGTTCTAATTGTTCTTCTCTCAGTTTGCAGGAAAACGATGG GTTAA